In Agarivorans gilvus, one genomic interval encodes:
- a CDS encoding efflux RND transporter periplasmic adaptor subunit, with product MSNAAPASLVNTTSVQTIHYAPSQQFVGRIEAYNDVDIRAQVSGYLIARHFEDGQMVEQGQLLYEIDATRYQAAVAQAKAELAKAKSALANANLNWQRGKSLLPQKNISQAEFDRLTAEKLSSEAQLEAAEALLSASLVDLKHTQVLAPFTGRIGQSEVSQGDLISSNSGRLTNLVSLDPIRASFSISERERLSMGLDQVTQHSSQQAAQVELQISDQRSYNQAGQLDFIDNRIDRQTGTIALSARFANPQQQLLPGQYVEIKLSSHQQVAAQVIPRRAVQSDLEGEYVMIVNAQGKAERRNVSLGPVIEQGVVINQGLSGDEQVISAGLQRVRHGSAVQIVEPQA from the coding sequence GTGTCTAACGCAGCCCCTGCCAGTCTAGTTAACACCACCAGCGTACAAACAATTCACTATGCACCCTCTCAACAATTTGTCGGTCGCATTGAAGCTTATAACGACGTGGATATTCGCGCTCAAGTGAGCGGTTACTTAATCGCTCGCCACTTTGAAGATGGGCAAATGGTAGAACAAGGGCAGCTGCTCTACGAAATCGATGCTACCCGTTACCAAGCAGCGGTTGCTCAAGCCAAAGCTGAGCTTGCCAAAGCTAAATCGGCCCTCGCCAACGCCAACCTAAATTGGCAACGTGGCAAGAGTTTGCTGCCGCAAAAAAATATCAGCCAAGCGGAATTTGATCGCCTCACCGCCGAAAAACTCTCTAGCGAAGCGCAACTAGAAGCCGCCGAAGCGCTGCTCAGCGCCAGCTTAGTTGACCTAAAACACACCCAAGTACTAGCGCCTTTTACCGGCCGCATCGGCCAAAGTGAAGTAAGTCAAGGTGATTTAATCTCTAGCAATAGTGGCCGACTCACTAACTTAGTGAGCCTAGATCCGATCCGCGCCAGCTTTAGCATTTCTGAGCGCGAGCGCCTTAGCATGGGGCTAGACCAAGTCACTCAGCATTCTAGCCAGCAAGCCGCCCAGGTAGAGCTACAAATTAGTGACCAGCGTAGCTATAACCAAGCGGGTCAATTGGACTTTATTGATAACCGGATTGACCGCCAAACCGGCACCATTGCACTGAGCGCTCGCTTCGCTAATCCGCAGCAACAACTGCTACCTGGCCAATACGTAGAAATTAAACTTAGTAGCCACCAGCAAGTGGCCGCTCAGGTGATTCCAAGACGCGCCGTACAAAGTGACCTTGAGGGTGAATACGTAATGATTGTGAACGCGCAAGGCAAGGCAGAGCGTAGAAATGTAAGCTTGGGTCCGGTAATCGAACAAGGCGTGGTGATTAATCAAGGTTTAAGCGGCGATGAACAGGTGATAAGTGCCGGTTTACAGCGGGTACGTCACGGCTCAGCGGTGCAAATCGTTGAACCTCAAGCTTAA
- a CDS encoding CBU_0592 family membrane protein → MQSILVDLVGLSGTALVVGAFFLLQLERLNPKKLTYNLMNLSGAILLLISLCINFNLASFIIELFWIGASVVGIVRYFKREPEMSPS, encoded by the coding sequence ATGCAAAGTATTCTGGTAGATCTTGTTGGTCTTAGTGGTACCGCTCTAGTCGTAGGAGCGTTCTTCCTATTACAGTTGGAGCGCTTAAATCCCAAAAAACTCACCTATAACCTAATGAACCTTAGCGGGGCCATCCTGTTATTGATTAGCCTGTGCATCAATTTTAATTTAGCCAGTTTCATTATTGAGCTATTTTGGATCGGGGCTTCAGTGGTGGGCATTGTGCGTTATTTCAAACGTGAACCCGAGATGAGCCCAAGCTAA
- a CDS encoding DUF2960 domain-containing protein — translation MARQVSYKFKKQTKVINFSFDKFHDIHEAVAAAEGVDISSFLAMEKQLAMSTRDKATLKEYRQNEFLRLGFSEIRFLKDEEKQDKQ, via the coding sequence ATGGCTCGTCAGGTTAGCTATAAATTTAAGAAGCAAACGAAGGTGATTAACTTCTCCTTTGATAAATTTCATGACATTCACGAGGCGGTGGCTGCTGCTGAAGGTGTTGATATTAGTTCGTTTTTGGCCATGGAAAAGCAATTAGCGATGTCTACGCGAGACAAGGCTACTTTAAAAGAGTATCGGCAAAATGAGTTTTTACGGCTTGGCTTTAGTGAGATCCGTTTTTTGAAGGACGAAGAAAAGCAGGATAAACAATAA
- the add gene encoding adenosine deaminase: protein MLRQFPVTDLHRHLDGNIRAETILELGRKFNVALPATDLAGLIPHVQITKQEPNLVAFLSKLDWGVKVLGDYDACVRVAEENVADLQRASIDYAELRFSPGYMAMSHQLKPEGVVEAVIEGVRRGMAKYDVQVNLIGIMSRSFGQQRCSEELAACIAFRDQIVAMDLAGDELGKPGDLFVEHFARARDAGFAITVHAGEAAGAESVWQAIRELGATRIGHGVKIADDPKLMDYVAKHKIGVESCLSSNFQTNTTPDLSQHPLKQFLAHGIRASLNTDDPGVSAIDLPDEYRLAREVLGFADEQIAQLQSNGLKMAFISEKARQSLREKAAKRAL from the coding sequence ATGTTAAGACAATTCCCAGTAACCGATTTACATCGTCATCTCGATGGTAATATTCGCGCCGAAACCATTTTGGAACTGGGCAGGAAGTTTAATGTAGCTTTGCCTGCAACAGACTTAGCAGGTTTGATCCCGCATGTGCAAATCACCAAGCAAGAGCCTAATTTGGTGGCTTTTCTTTCTAAGTTGGATTGGGGAGTAAAAGTCTTAGGTGACTACGACGCCTGCGTTCGCGTGGCCGAGGAAAACGTGGCTGATTTGCAGCGTGCCAGCATCGATTACGCAGAGCTACGTTTTAGCCCCGGTTATATGGCGATGAGTCATCAGTTGAAACCCGAAGGGGTGGTTGAGGCGGTGATTGAAGGAGTGCGTCGTGGCATGGCAAAGTATGATGTGCAGGTAAATCTGATCGGCATTATGAGCCGCTCTTTTGGTCAACAGCGTTGTAGTGAAGAGTTGGCCGCCTGTATTGCTTTTCGCGACCAAATTGTGGCGATGGACTTAGCTGGCGATGAGCTGGGCAAACCCGGCGACTTATTTGTAGAACATTTTGCCCGGGCTCGTGACGCGGGGTTTGCCATTACGGTGCATGCCGGTGAGGCTGCGGGGGCAGAGAGTGTTTGGCAGGCGATTCGTGAGTTGGGTGCTACTCGAATTGGTCATGGGGTGAAGATTGCCGACGACCCTAAATTGATGGACTATGTGGCTAAACATAAGATTGGTGTAGAGTCGTGTTTGTCTTCTAACTTTCAAACCAATACCACGCCCGATCTTAGTCAGCATCCGCTGAAGCAATTTTTAGCCCATGGTATTCGTGCCAGCTTAAATACCGACGACCCAGGTGTATCGGCCATCGACTTGCCTGATGAGTACCGCCTCGCTCGCGAAGTATTAGGTTTTGCCGACGAGCAGATTGCTCAATTGCAAAGTAATGGATTAAAAATGGCCTTCATCAGTGAAAAAGCGCGCCAGAGCCTGCGAGAAAAAGCGGCTAAGCGGGCGCTTTAA
- a CDS encoding transglutaminaseTgpA domain-containing protein, protein MTVLKLSHIRLSLLCYLATALLLLGHVPWLLVLVGLLAGSWRIRVVKGLASLPKPRWVKLLLLALFLVTLWLSRGLGLFDKLVALVMLGYSLKYIELHVRRDIEVFVLTGLFLVALSLVFSSQPLAALLALLVAFIHLLLLLSLDIQLSRAWVKQLALWLLGLAPLALALFVLAPRLPPLWQMPNPSSAQTGLSEEIRPGDISQLIRSDKLVFRAEFAKPMANQQLYWRAMVLDQFDGERWRRSELAQQPQRFSPASAEPLNQYQLLLEPADGSWLASLNPSSLTAGSGQYFADKSWQRRQDNFTRQLFQFDYLPAPSSETSNAAQLTLAKQLPAQLPAAIVELAEGLQQGLDRSASDYAQRYLAQLEQWFMARPFSYTLNPPAYPGLRGIASFLFEQQRGFCVHYAQSVVVMARLQGIPARMVAGYLGGEWEQSEQLLAVRNYDAHAWLEFWNGQTWQRLDPTAWIAPDRVENSLQQSQSTAEQWRNLNGWGKRFWYTEGMSRLRYWFAQADYWWAKWVLNFDQQRQLRLFASLMAWLPGSSMLMLTASMLFLGIVVTATIFAKPWRWRLPAKPVLALRWQLWLLARYRLRREAGETLAAFVQRVERQAPNGLPRLSRR, encoded by the coding sequence ATGACCGTGCTCAAGCTTTCCCATATTCGGCTGTCGTTGCTGTGCTATTTGGCCACCGCGCTCTTGCTATTGGGCCACGTGCCTTGGCTCTTAGTGCTGGTTGGGCTATTGGCTGGGAGCTGGCGAATTAGGGTGGTGAAGGGCTTAGCCAGCTTGCCTAAGCCGCGCTGGGTCAAACTATTACTGCTGGCGCTATTTTTAGTGACGCTGTGGTTAAGTCGAGGCCTTGGTCTATTTGATAAGCTGGTGGCCTTAGTCATGTTGGGTTATAGCCTTAAATACATCGAGTTACATGTGCGCCGAGACATTGAAGTGTTTGTGCTCACCGGTTTGTTTTTGGTGGCGCTGTCTTTGGTGTTTTCTAGCCAGCCGCTGGCGGCCTTATTAGCCTTGCTCGTTGCCTTTATCCACTTGTTATTGTTACTCAGTTTAGATATTCAATTGAGCCGCGCTTGGGTTAAGCAACTGGCGCTGTGGCTGTTGGGATTAGCACCGCTAGCACTGGCCTTATTTGTATTGGCTCCGCGCTTGCCGCCACTGTGGCAAATGCCCAACCCCAGCAGTGCCCAAACCGGCTTATCTGAAGAAATTAGACCCGGTGACATTAGTCAGTTGATCCGCTCCGATAAGCTGGTATTTCGAGCCGAGTTTGCTAAGCCCATGGCCAACCAGCAGTTGTATTGGCGAGCGATGGTATTAGATCAGTTTGATGGAGAGCGCTGGCGGCGCAGTGAGTTGGCGCAGCAGCCTCAACGCTTTAGCCCTGCATCAGCTGAGCCACTCAACCAATATCAATTACTCCTAGAACCCGCCGATGGGTCATGGCTGGCCAGCTTAAACCCGAGTAGCTTAACTGCTGGGAGTGGCCAGTATTTTGCTGATAAAAGCTGGCAACGCCGCCAAGACAACTTTACCCGTCAGCTGTTTCAGTTCGACTATTTGCCTGCGCCATCAAGTGAGACGAGCAATGCTGCGCAATTAACTCTGGCCAAGCAATTACCGGCGCAGCTGCCCGCGGCCATTGTGGAGTTAGCCGAGGGTTTACAGCAGGGTTTAGATCGCTCTGCTAGTGATTATGCTCAGCGTTATTTAGCCCAGCTAGAGCAATGGTTTATGGCGCGGCCTTTCAGTTACACCCTCAATCCACCGGCTTATCCGGGGCTTCGCGGCATAGCAAGTTTTTTGTTTGAGCAGCAGCGCGGCTTTTGTGTGCACTACGCGCAAAGCGTAGTGGTCATGGCGCGTTTGCAGGGGATTCCCGCGCGCATGGTGGCCGGTTACCTAGGTGGAGAATGGGAGCAAAGCGAGCAACTACTGGCGGTGCGTAACTACGATGCCCATGCTTGGTTAGAGTTTTGGAACGGCCAAACATGGCAGCGCCTTGACCCCACCGCATGGATAGCGCCAGACCGAGTGGAAAATAGCCTGCAACAAAGCCAATCTACCGCCGAACAATGGCGAAACTTAAATGGTTGGGGAAAACGTTTTTGGTATACCGAAGGCATGAGTCGCTTACGCTATTGGTTCGCTCAAGCGGATTATTGGTGGGCCAAATGGGTGCTTAACTTTGACCAACAACGCCAGTTGCGGTTATTTGCCAGCTTAATGGCATGGTTGCCGGGCAGTTCCATGTTAATGTTAACGGCCAGCATGTTGTTTTTGGGCATAGTCGTTACCGCCACCATATTTGCCAAACCGTGGCGTTGGCGTTTGCCTGCTAAACCGGTATTGGCGCTGCGTTGGCAACTCTGGCTATTAGCTCGTTATCGCTTAAGGCGCGAAGCCGGTGAAACCTTAGCTGCTTTTGTGCAGCGGGTGGAGCGCCAAGCCCCCAACGGGCTGCCGCGCTTAAGCAGGCGGTAG
- a CDS encoding LemA family protein, which produces MPISLIIILLLVVALIFYIVGIFNRLVNLRNRYQNGFAQIEVQLKRRYDLIPNLVETAKAYMSHERETLEAVISARNDASALLKAAASDPSGNALTQLASAEGILQGAMSKLNIVMENYPDLKANQNMAQLSEELTSTENRVAFARQAFNDAVTDYNSYRQSFPPVFFAAQFGHKRNAELLEFADSEQIQSAPKVSF; this is translated from the coding sequence ATGCCCATTTCACTGATCATTATCTTGCTATTAGTGGTTGCACTTATTTTTTATATCGTTGGCATATTTAACCGCCTAGTTAACCTGCGTAATCGCTATCAAAATGGCTTCGCCCAAATAGAAGTGCAATTGAAACGCCGCTATGACTTGATCCCTAATTTAGTTGAAACCGCCAAAGCCTACATGAGCCATGAGCGGGAAACCCTAGAAGCGGTAATTAGCGCCCGTAATGATGCCAGCGCCCTACTCAAAGCAGCCGCCAGTGACCCCAGTGGCAATGCCCTAACGCAATTAGCTAGTGCCGAAGGGATACTGCAAGGTGCCATGAGCAAGCTCAATATCGTGATGGAAAATTACCCTGACTTAAAAGCCAACCAAAATATGGCACAACTGAGCGAAGAGCTCACCAGCACCGAGAACCGAGTAGCTTTTGCGCGACAAGCGTTCAACGATGCGGTGACCGACTACAATAGCTACCGACAGTCCTTTCCACCGGTGTTTTTTGCCGCACAATTTGGTCATAAGAGAAACGCCGAATTATTAGAATTCGCCGATAGTGAACAGATCCAAAGTGCGCCTAAAGTCTCTTTCTAA
- a CDS encoding M48 family metallopeptidase: protein MNFFQQQELARRNSKYLLLLFIVAVLLIIGLSNLLIAATLWFFNQQAPLSLQQLFSTSQVLVVSLLMSGVIGCAIAYKWYQLRDGGRRLAESLGGQVLMPNTEQAEQRQILNVVEEMAIASGMPVPPVYLLKDELGINAFAAGHTPADAVIGITQGALEQLNRDQLQGVVAHEFSHILNGDMRLNMQLIALLSGIVFISNIGEFVLYSQRHRAYSRSSRRNNDGRVAALGLGLLVLGWLGVFFANMIKAAISRQREYLADASAVQFTRNPKGIADALKIIAGYEAGSGLRSPLSQEASHMFIGNARRLGSFFASHPPLDERIKRLLPSWNGQVTKRQIKHRAQPIYARAYRASEPSPERQQSTFLAAAAAGAALATDSSSNTASFSLSNNASTVAQELAQLPQGLLNLAHEPSGAMNLVYALLLSEQAELRQQQLAVIEAPAQQTVELSEIKQAWQWLATLDRSYRLPLLEMAFPALKQLSKPQYQNLMANLRKLIKADQQVDRYEWCLYHLVKHYLAAQFESLARSKALYSSIPAIAQHFNIVLSSLAYAGHDDDTKIQRAYGIGINSIGLYTLRQLPKEQCQVEHFGPAVKQLANAHPPIKQRVLRALAACVSLDKQLTVAEYEMIRCIAAVMDCPSPQLKMEIAPDH from the coding sequence ATGAACTTTTTTCAACAACAGGAATTGGCACGGCGCAACAGCAAGTACTTACTGTTGCTGTTTATTGTGGCGGTACTCCTCATCATAGGGCTGAGTAACCTACTGATTGCCGCCACCCTGTGGTTTTTTAATCAACAAGCCCCCTTAAGCTTGCAGCAGCTTTTTTCTACCTCGCAAGTTCTAGTGGTAAGCCTACTGATGAGTGGGGTGATCGGCTGCGCCATCGCTTATAAATGGTATCAATTACGCGACGGCGGGCGACGCTTGGCCGAGTCCTTGGGCGGACAAGTACTCATGCCCAATACCGAGCAAGCCGAACAACGGCAAATTTTAAACGTGGTGGAAGAAATGGCCATCGCCTCGGGTATGCCGGTACCGCCGGTCTACCTACTCAAAGATGAACTTGGCATTAACGCCTTTGCCGCTGGCCATACTCCGGCCGATGCTGTGATAGGCATTACTCAAGGCGCACTAGAACAGCTCAACCGTGACCAACTACAAGGCGTGGTGGCTCATGAGTTCAGCCACATATTAAACGGCGATATGCGCCTCAACATGCAGCTAATTGCATTGCTCAGCGGCATTGTATTTATTTCCAACATCGGCGAGTTCGTATTGTATAGCCAGCGCCATCGTGCTTATTCGCGCTCTAGTCGGCGCAATAACGATGGCCGAGTCGCCGCACTTGGCTTAGGCCTGTTAGTACTAGGTTGGTTGGGGGTGTTTTTTGCCAACATGATTAAAGCGGCAATTAGCCGCCAGCGCGAATACCTGGCCGACGCCTCTGCAGTGCAATTTACTCGTAACCCCAAAGGCATTGCCGATGCACTAAAAATTATCGCCGGCTATGAGGCTGGTTCGGGTTTACGCTCGCCGCTCAGCCAAGAAGCCAGCCATATGTTTATCGGTAATGCTCGGCGCTTAGGCAGCTTCTTTGCCAGTCATCCGCCGCTTGATGAACGCATCAAACGTTTGCTACCTAGCTGGAATGGCCAAGTGACCAAGCGGCAAATCAAGCATCGCGCCCAGCCCATCTATGCGCGAGCCTACCGAGCTAGCGAACCTAGCCCCGAACGACAACAATCGACCTTTTTGGCCGCTGCCGCCGCAGGAGCGGCGCTTGCCACTGACAGCTCATCAAACACCGCGTCATTTTCACTGTCAAATAATGCCAGCACAGTGGCCCAAGAACTGGCCCAATTACCGCAGGGCCTATTAAATCTGGCCCACGAACCCAGCGGAGCAATGAACCTGGTCTATGCACTGTTGTTAAGTGAGCAGGCCGAATTACGCCAGCAACAATTAGCTGTTATCGAAGCCCCAGCCCAGCAAACAGTGGAGTTGAGTGAGATTAAGCAAGCATGGCAGTGGCTAGCTACGCTGGATCGGTCTTACCGCCTGCCCTTATTGGAGATGGCGTTTCCCGCCTTAAAACAGCTATCCAAACCGCAATACCAAAACCTGATGGCGAATTTGCGCAAGCTGATTAAAGCCGATCAACAGGTAGACCGTTACGAATGGTGTCTTTATCACTTAGTCAAACATTACTTGGCTGCGCAGTTTGAAAGCCTCGCCCGCAGTAAAGCGCTATACAGCAGCATTCCCGCGATTGCTCAGCACTTCAACATTGTGCTGTCGAGCCTCGCCTATGCTGGGCATGATGATGATACTAAGATCCAACGCGCCTATGGCATTGGCATTAACAGTATCGGCTTGTATACCCTGCGCCAATTACCTAAAGAGCAGTGCCAAGTTGAACATTTTGGCCCGGCAGTGAAACAGCTGGCCAATGCCCATCCGCCAATTAAACAGCGAGTATTACGAGCGCTGGCCGCCTGCGTCAGTCTAGATAAACAGCTCACGGTCGCAGAATATGAGATGATCCGTTGTATCGCCGCGGTGATGGATTGCCCCAGCCCACAGCTAAAAATGGAAATAGCACCAGACCATTAA
- a CDS encoding nucleotidyltransferase domain-containing protein: MMNESAHFLALVDELSSLSQVDALLLAGSRATGLADDDSDYDLYVYLNAPLSLASRQQILDKYCRYIELNNQFWETEDDAILHDGIEVELIYRDFEFLNQHLQQLLLHHQASVGYSTCIWANLLDSKILYDANGLAGQLQQRYKLAYPQALQQAIIDKNLPLLLEQIPAYSHQLAKALQRQDRVSLNHRCSEYLASYFDVLFALNQLPHPGEKRMLNYAESHCQRRPQQLRRNIEALLSEVGQGQACLLERLKILSQGLCQCIEEHPDLELPGI, from the coding sequence ATGATGAATGAGTCGGCCCATTTTTTAGCTTTAGTAGATGAATTATCCAGCCTGTCACAAGTTGACGCTTTATTGTTAGCCGGGTCGCGAGCCACTGGTCTGGCTGATGATGATTCCGATTATGACCTGTATGTTTACTTAAATGCGCCGCTGAGCTTAGCAAGTCGACAACAGATCCTCGATAAATATTGCCGATATATAGAACTCAATAATCAGTTTTGGGAAACCGAAGACGATGCGATATTACATGACGGCATAGAAGTTGAACTGATCTATCGGGACTTTGAGTTTCTCAACCAACACTTACAGCAGTTGTTGCTGCACCATCAGGCCTCGGTGGGTTATAGCACCTGTATTTGGGCGAACTTGCTGGATTCAAAAATTCTTTATGATGCTAATGGCTTAGCCGGGCAACTGCAGCAGCGCTATAAGCTGGCTTATCCTCAAGCCCTGCAGCAGGCCATTATCGACAAAAATCTGCCCTTGTTATTAGAACAAATTCCCGCCTATAGCCATCAGTTAGCTAAGGCCTTACAACGCCAAGATCGAGTTAGTTTAAATCATCGCTGCAGTGAGTATTTGGCCAGTTATTTCGATGTATTGTTTGCGCTTAATCAGCTGCCTCATCCCGGAGAAAAACGCATGTTGAATTACGCCGAGAGCCATTGCCAGCGTCGTCCGCAACAGCTTCGTCGCAATATAGAAGCTTTGCTGAGCGAGGTGGGGCAGGGCCAAGCTTGCTTACTTGAGCGCCTAAAGATACTCAGCCAAGGCTTATGCCAGTGCATTGAAGAGCATCCTGACTTAGAGCTTCCCGGTATTTGA
- a CDS encoding AAA family ATPase — protein sequence MNQIDPRLQAVCQQLEQQLLGKTQAVRLALSCLLAGGHLLIEDLPGAGKTSLAKWLAAGFGMSFQRIQFTSDLLPADIIGVSVFEQDSQQFRFHPGPIFNHLVLADELNRASPRTQSALLEAMEEQQVSTDGQRYPLAAPFFVIATQNPREQLGTFDLPESQLDRFAMRLSIGFPDLDSEMAMLKRGSTESAPQSSLDMQDVLALQQQVQLLHCSDALLAYLLRLIHRSRELEGLNPLSPRCSLSLLSCAKAWAFLHHKGHVSPEDLQAVFVAVSAHRLGRGDSGEAYAKQILADVDPYQDLA from the coding sequence ATGAATCAAATAGATCCTCGCTTACAGGCGGTATGCCAACAGCTTGAACAACAGCTACTTGGAAAAACTCAAGCGGTACGTTTAGCCTTGAGTTGCTTGTTGGCCGGTGGTCATTTGTTGATTGAAGACTTGCCCGGTGCAGGCAAAACCAGTTTGGCTAAATGGCTAGCGGCGGGGTTTGGCATGAGTTTTCAGCGGATCCAGTTTACTAGCGATTTGTTGCCCGCCGACATCATTGGCGTATCGGTATTTGAACAAGACAGCCAACAATTTCGTTTTCACCCTGGGCCTATTTTTAATCATTTGGTGCTGGCCGATGAACTTAATCGTGCTAGCCCGCGCACTCAAAGTGCCTTGTTAGAAGCCATGGAAGAACAACAGGTGAGCACCGACGGCCAGCGTTATCCCTTAGCCGCGCCCTTCTTTGTGATTGCCACGCAAAATCCGCGTGAGCAGCTGGGCACTTTTGATTTGCCCGAGTCACAGCTAGACCGCTTTGCGATGCGCCTTAGCATTGGTTTTCCTGACTTAGATTCTGAAATGGCAATGTTGAAGCGTGGCAGTACCGAGAGCGCGCCGCAGTCCAGCCTTGATATGCAAGATGTACTAGCCTTGCAGCAGCAGGTGCAGCTCTTACATTGCAGTGACGCCTTATTGGCTTATTTACTGCGCTTGATTCATCGTAGTCGCGAGTTGGAAGGGCTAAACCCCTTATCGCCACGCTGTAGTTTAAGTTTGTTGTCTTGTGCCAAGGCTTGGGCCTTTTTACATCATAAAGGGCATGTATCACCGGAAGATTTGCAAGCAGTGTTTGTAGCGGTCAGTGCCCACCGCTTAGGTCGTGGCGATAGTGGTGAGGCCTACGCCAAGCAAATTTTGGCTGATGTAGACCCTTACCAAGATTTAGCTTAA
- a CDS encoding DUF58 domain-containing protein, which translates to MIKAGLSRLKQWQGLRSQAWLVRRIPAAKSLQLSRKQLFILPTGFGWWFLLTLLVMLVMGSNYQNNLVLALALWMLVLWLMCLLLCHQNLSGLVVNLVHGPEGQLGQPLRLLLSMKKSRGKPVQALQAKIKQWPLQQASQVLDGQLALDLEVKQRGYQRLPRVTLYSVFPFGLFRCWTVADFCCDLIAYPQPLAGHACPAKAQTEQHDIEHSHSDSLQQHEFSGLKAYRSGERKSLLAWKQYAAGRGLQIKTFTGNPAQGLHLSDSLSAGLDYEQRLAVLAFWVRQLAKQQHSFSLRVNGEQLAMGQGERHQQQALRMLAGAPKRL; encoded by the coding sequence ATGATTAAAGCTGGCTTATCCCGTTTAAAACAATGGCAGGGCTTGCGCTCTCAAGCTTGGTTGGTGCGGCGCATTCCAGCGGCGAAAAGCTTGCAGCTTAGCCGCAAGCAGCTATTTATTTTGCCCACAGGTTTTGGTTGGTGGTTCTTGCTGACGCTGCTGGTGATGCTAGTGATGGGCAGTAACTACCAAAATAACTTAGTGCTGGCCTTAGCCTTGTGGATGTTAGTGCTGTGGTTGATGTGCCTGTTGCTTTGCCATCAAAATCTCTCTGGCTTAGTGGTTAATTTGGTGCATGGTCCCGAGGGCCAGCTTGGCCAACCGCTACGCTTGTTATTATCGATGAAAAAATCTCGCGGCAAGCCGGTTCAGGCCTTACAAGCAAAAATCAAACAGTGGCCACTGCAGCAGGCCAGCCAAGTTCTCGATGGCCAGCTCGCCTTAGATTTAGAGGTAAAACAGCGTGGCTATCAGCGCCTACCTCGGGTCACGCTGTATAGCGTATTTCCCTTTGGTTTGTTTCGCTGCTGGACGGTGGCCGATTTTTGCTGTGATTTAATTGCTTATCCTCAGCCGCTAGCCGGTCATGCTTGTCCGGCTAAGGCGCAAACTGAGCAGCATGACATTGAGCATAGCCATAGCGACAGTTTGCAACAGCATGAGTTTTCCGGTTTAAAAGCTTATCGTAGCGGTGAACGCAAAAGTCTGTTGGCTTGGAAGCAGTACGCGGCGGGGCGCGGCCTGCAAATTAAAACCTTTACTGGTAATCCCGCCCAAGGGCTGCATTTAAGCGACAGCTTATCGGCGGGTTTGGATTACGAGCAGCGTCTAGCGGTATTGGCATTTTGGGTTCGCCAACTGGCCAAACAACAGCATAGCTTCAGCCTTAGAGTGAATGGCGAGCAACTGGCCATGGGGCAAGGCGAGCGGCATCAGCAACAGGCTTTACGTATGCTAGCAGGAGCGCCGAAACGCCTATGA